The sequence below is a genomic window from Microvirga mediterraneensis.
GGGTCCGATGTTGTCGGCCATCTGGGCTCCGCGGGTGCCCAGCGGCTGGGGCGGACCCTCCGTCGTGTCCTGCGCCGTCTGGTGCTCCATCTCGGCGTTGATCTCGGCGCCCAGCAGCACGATGACGCTCGACAGCCAGATCCAGGTCATGAAGCCGATGGCGGCGCCGAGCGAGCCGTAGGTCTCGTTGTAGCTGCCGAAGTTCGAGACATACCACGAGAACAGCATCGAGCCGGCAAGCCATAGCACCGCCGCCACGATGCCGCCGGGCGTCACCCATTTCCACTCGGCCTTGTCGCGGCTTGGCCCATAGCGGTAGAGCACCGCCAATCCCGCAACCACCACGGCCAGGAGGATTGGCCAGCGGGCCAGGGAGAGAAGCCACTCAACGGCCGCGCCCAAGCCGACGAAGTCGAGCACGACCGGCAGCACGACAATGCCGGCCAGTGCGACAAGCACGAACGCGATGGCGGCGAGCGTGAACGTGAGGGACTGGGCATTCAACCACAGGAAGCTGCGTTTCTCCTCCTCGTCGTAGACGATGTTGAGGGCGTCGAAGACCGCCTTCATGCCGGCATTGGCACTCCAGAGTGAGATTACGAGGCCGATGATGAAGCTGAGCCCCAGCTTGCCTCCGCCCGCCGAGGCGATGCGCTTCACCTGCTCGCCGATGATCTCCATGGCGCCGCCCGGCAGCACGCCCGAGAGGGCATTGAGATGGTCCTGGATGGTCACTGGGTCAGCAAACAGGCCGTAGATCGACACCAGCGCGGCAATGGCGGGGAAAATGGCCAGCAGGGCGTAGTAGGTCACGCCAGCAGCGACCGACATGATCCTGTCTTGGCTGAACTCCTCGTAGGTCCGCCACAGGATGTCCTTCCAGCCGAGGCTCGGGATCTGGGTCGGGGTGTTGGCCTCGCGACCGCGCCCCTTCTCGTCCGCAGCCTCCCTAGGAGCATGGGCCTTGCCCCCGAACCCGGCTGCCTGTCCTTCGGACGTGCGCTCAGCCTGCCGCGCTAGGGGCTTGGCTGTCGCTCGGTTTCCGGGCGATCCGCCGATGACAAGCCTGATCAGCGCCCAGCCCAGAACGGCGGCTC
It includes:
- a CDS encoding YihY/virulence factor BrkB family protein, with translation MTPPPQGRPNGQGPSMLSTVGAAVLGWALIRLVIGGSPGNRATAKPLARQAERTSEGQAAGFGGKAHAPREAADEKGRGREANTPTQIPSLGWKDILWRTYEEFSQDRIMSVAAGVTYYALLAIFPAIAALVSIYGLFADPVTIQDHLNALSGVLPGGAMEIIGEQVKRIASAGGGKLGLSFIIGLVISLWSANAGMKAVFDALNIVYDEEEKRSFLWLNAQSLTFTLAAIAFVLVALAGIVVLPVVLDFVGLGAAVEWLLSLARWPILLAVVVAGLAVLYRYGPSRDKAEWKWVTPGGIVAAVLWLAGSMLFSWYVSNFGSYNETYGSLGAAIGFMTWIWLSSVIVLLGAEINAEMEHQTAQDTTEGPPQPLGTRGAQMADNIGPAKA